GTTTTGAGGAGAGCTTTCAGCTCTTCAAGGGCTTCAGGATATTTCTGGACGGTCTCTGGTATGGGATCCAGCCCGAGTTCTTCCCTCTTTTTCTTTGTTTCTTCATCAAGGGGAACTGCATGTCCGCATTCAAGAACCATTTCCGAAACACGGCGGTGCTCGGGACGCATAAACCCTTGCCTGACAGCCAGTCTCCTGAGCTCAAGAAGGGCATCTGTAATTGGTATTCCGCGCGGGCAGCGCTCCTGGCAGGTAT
The genomic region above belongs to Methanosarcina horonobensis HB-1 = JCM 15518 and contains:
- the hdrC gene encoding CoB--CoM heterodisulfide reductase subunit C; its protein translation is MSEELLKVLKAAGLDVLSCMHCGTCTGSCPSGRHTGLNTRRIIRDARKNRPAVLSDDDLWLCTTCYTCQERCPRGIPITDALLELRRLAVRQGFMRPEHRRVSEMVLECGHAVPLDEETKKKREELGLDPIPETVQKYPEALEELKALLKTCKFDELTAEK